A portion of the Sphingorhabdus pulchriflava genome contains these proteins:
- the parC gene encoding DNA topoisomerase IV subunit A, whose protein sequence is MADTTDTDLPAEDPFDQIVNAPFDAAISERYLIYAMSTITARSLPDLRDGLKPVHRRLLWAMRQLKLDPASGYKKCARVVGDVIGKYHPHGDQSVYDAMVRLAQTFSLRYPLVDGQGNFGNIDGDNAAAYRYTEARLTKTAIELMQGLDENATDFKPTYNGEDEEPEVMPGLFPNLLANGASGIAVGMATSIPSHNAAEIIDAAMLLIDEPKATHEQLMQIVQGPDFATGGVLVDSRETISTAYETGRGALRVRARFHAADAKDAADRDAGIERLSGGTWQLVITEIPYQVQKGKLIEQIAQLIADKKLPILDDVRDESDADIRIVLVPKSRNVDPEDLKNALFRLTDLETRFGLNMNVLDANRVPKVMGLGEVLREWLSHQIEVLVRRSQHRLEKIDARLELLEGYIIAYLNLDRIIEIIRTEDEPKPVMMAEFQLTDRQAEAILNMRLRSLRKLEEMELRRERDELHAEREELVKLIESPARQRTRLKKDLTKLRLGYAEDTELGRRRTSLIEAAPAREISLEAFVEREPVTIILSKRGWIKAMKGHADLSAKADYKFKEGDALAQVFHAQTTDKILVATANGRFYTIGADKLPGARGFGEPLGTMIDIEAGNDVLTLLPVTPGGRMLLAASTGKGFVCKMEDVVAETRKGRGVVTLKPGARLQVVRLAPAESADEAVAKDQYVAVVGENRKLVIFPMNEIPEMAKGQGVTLQRYKDGGLSDAICFNLSEGLSWTMGGDSGRTRTETDLTQWRVARGAAGRLPPQGFPRNNRFD, encoded by the coding sequence ATGGCTGATACCACCGATACAGACTTGCCCGCCGAAGATCCGTTCGACCAGATCGTCAACGCCCCGTTCGATGCGGCGATTTCCGAGCGCTATTTGATCTACGCGATGTCAACGATCACCGCGCGGTCGTTGCCAGACTTGCGCGACGGGTTGAAGCCGGTCCATCGCCGCCTGCTTTGGGCAATGCGCCAGTTGAAGCTTGACCCCGCAAGCGGTTACAAAAAGTGCGCGCGTGTGGTCGGCGATGTCATCGGTAAATATCACCCGCATGGCGACCAGTCGGTATATGACGCGATGGTGCGCCTCGCGCAGACCTTTTCGCTCCGCTATCCGCTGGTCGATGGGCAGGGCAATTTCGGCAATATCGACGGCGATAACGCTGCCGCCTATCGCTATACCGAAGCCAGACTGACCAAGACCGCAATCGAGCTGATGCAGGGGCTCGACGAAAATGCGACCGACTTCAAACCGACCTATAATGGCGAGGATGAAGAGCCGGAGGTTATGCCCGGCCTGTTCCCCAATCTGCTCGCCAATGGCGCAAGCGGGATTGCGGTGGGCATGGCGACGAGCATTCCTTCGCACAATGCCGCGGAAATTATCGACGCAGCGATGCTGTTGATCGACGAGCCCAAGGCGACGCATGAGCAATTGATGCAGATCGTCCAGGGACCCGACTTTGCAACTGGCGGCGTTTTGGTCGATAGCCGGGAAACAATCAGCACGGCCTATGAAACGGGTCGCGGCGCACTTCGCGTCCGCGCACGCTTCCACGCCGCCGACGCCAAAGATGCGGCGGATCGCGATGCTGGAATTGAACGCCTTTCGGGCGGCACATGGCAGTTGGTCATCACCGAAATTCCGTATCAGGTGCAAAAGGGCAAGCTGATCGAGCAGATCGCCCAGTTAATTGCCGACAAGAAGCTACCCATCCTCGACGATGTCCGCGATGAATCGGATGCGGACATCCGCATCGTGCTGGTGCCCAAGAGCCGCAATGTTGATCCCGAAGATCTGAAGAATGCGCTGTTCCGTCTGACCGATCTCGAAACGCGCTTCGGCCTCAACATGAATGTGCTTGATGCCAATCGCGTGCCCAAGGTGATGGGGCTGGGCGAGGTGCTGCGCGAATGGCTGTCGCACCAGATCGAGGTGCTCGTTCGCCGGTCGCAGCACCGGCTGGAAAAGATTGATGCGCGGCTGGAATTGCTTGAAGGCTATATCATTGCCTATCTCAACCTCGACCGGATCATTGAGATCATCCGGACCGAGGATGAACCCAAGCCGGTGATGATGGCCGAGTTCCAGCTGACCGACAGGCAGGCCGAGGCTATTCTCAACATGCGGCTGCGGTCTTTGCGCAAACTTGAGGAAATGGAGTTGCGCCGCGAGCGTGATGAACTCCATGCCGAGCGTGAGGAACTGGTCAAGCTGATCGAAAGCCCGGCGCGTCAGCGAACGCGGCTGAAGAAGGATTTGACGAAGCTGCGCCTCGGTTATGCCGAGGATACTGAACTGGGCCGCCGGCGTACATCGCTGATCGAAGCGGCCCCGGCGCGTGAAATCTCGCTTGAGGCCTTTGTCGAGCGTGAACCCGTGACGATCATTTTGTCCAAGCGCGGCTGGATCAAGGCGATGAAGGGCCATGCCGACCTATCGGCCAAGGCAGACTACAAGTTCAAAGAAGGCGATGCGCTGGCGCAGGTCTTCCATGCCCAGACCACCGACAAGATTCTTGTCGCGACGGCCAATGGCCGTTTCTACACGATTGGCGCAGACAAACTGCCCGGTGCGCGCGGCTTTGGTGAGCCGCTGGGCACCATGATTGATATCGAGGCGGGGAATGATGTCCTAACATTGCTGCCAGTTACACCCGGTGGCCGGATGCTGCTCGCCGCATCGACGGGCAAAGGCTTTGTATGCAAGATGGAAGACGTCGTTGCCGAAACGCGAAAGGGCAGGGGCGTCGTGACGCTGAAGCCCGGCGCGCGACTGCAGGTTGTTCGCCTCGCTCCGGCTGAGTCTGCGGATGAAGCTGTTGCCAAAGATCAATATGTCGCCGTGGTCGGGGAAAACCGGAAACTGGTGATCTTCCCGATGAACGAGATTCCCGAAATGGCGAAGGGGCAGGGCGTCACCCTGCAGCGCTATAAGGATGGCGGACTTTCCGATGCGATATGCTTCAACCTGAGCGAAGGTTTGAGTTGGACGATGGGGGGTGACAGCGGGCGGACACGAACCGAGACTGACCTGACCCAATGGCGCGTTGCGCGCGGTGCGGCAGGAAGGCTTCCACCACAGGGATTTCCAAGGAACAACCGCTTTGATTAA
- a CDS encoding TonB-dependent receptor plug domain-containing protein yields the protein MKKSSTGSLLAISASFAAMMVAAATPAYAQDEAQAEDAADQPAIIVTGTRRTDRTVADSPVPVDVLSAADLVNSGSTETNRLLNQLVPSFNFPQPSLTDGTDSLRPATLRGLAPDQVLVLVNGKRRHQSSLINLNGSVGRGSTAVDMNTIPPLAIERIEVLRDGAASLYGSDAIAGVINVQLKKGVGGRAQATYGKYITTMEDVGQVDTVALTTGASDNPVITYTGQDRKRRDGDTYTFASNFGLPVGDSGYLNFTAEYKDRSPTNRSGPDIRRNYFNAGDPREATFNRYAHRYGDGVSKDLNFFLNAGYDLSDNIEFYTFGSYGVRDGNGAGFYRRSSDVRNRDWAASTTTFVPIYADGFLPLIASEIVDISAAAGLRGALGSWDYDLSVVYGSNLLNYKVENSVNTSLGGTDSARRFNAGGMRAGQTTVNLDMRRDLDLGIGDSISLAFGGEYRDENYKIVAGELQSYINGPFSVAPFNAAGGSQVFPGFRPSNATDESRDSYAGYVELDADLSSSFTLQLAGRYEHYSDFGSTVNGKAAARFEPIDGLAFRGSISTGFRAPSLAQQSFATTSTNNVGGTLIEVGTFPVSSPVAIALGAEPLKPEKSVNFGGGFTFTMLDGLNLTVDYYNIKIEDRITLTENLQGADVVSQLTAAGITGVSSARFFINGIDTKTEGLDVVASYRVPDFGMGTVRLSAGYNLNNTEITDRRVFSGFTAQRLFARQESYRLTDGQPKNKLNFSLDWDYDMFGLTLRTNRYGEVFLPSSFSTAANNNNIALAPGDVPGDIFLSPKWVTDLELRVKPMEKLSLAIGANNLFDVYPDRLPFGTVDGVNYGLNNSFLPYSSQSPFGFSGRFLYGRVSYEF from the coding sequence ATGAAAAAATCCAGCACCGGATCGCTCCTTGCAATCTCCGCCTCATTTGCAGCCATGATGGTTGCGGCAGCCACACCCGCTTATGCGCAAGACGAAGCGCAGGCTGAAGATGCAGCAGACCAGCCTGCCATCATCGTTACCGGCACACGCCGCACCGACCGCACCGTCGCCGACAGCCCTGTCCCGGTCGACGTCCTTTCCGCCGCCGATCTGGTGAACAGCGGCTCGACCGAAACCAACCGCTTGCTCAACCAACTGGTTCCCTCGTTCAACTTCCCGCAACCTTCGCTGACCGACGGTACGGACTCGCTGCGTCCTGCGACGCTGCGCGGCCTTGCACCTGACCAGGTGCTCGTACTCGTCAACGGCAAGCGTCGTCACCAGTCGTCTTTGATCAACCTAAACGGTTCGGTCGGCCGTGGTTCGACGGCTGTTGATATGAACACCATCCCGCCGCTTGCGATCGAGCGCATCGAAGTGCTGCGCGATGGCGCTGCCTCGCTTTATGGGTCTGACGCGATTGCGGGCGTTATCAACGTCCAGCTGAAAAAAGGTGTGGGCGGCCGCGCACAGGCAACCTATGGCAAGTACATCACCACGATGGAAGATGTCGGCCAGGTTGACACCGTCGCATTGACGACTGGTGCATCGGACAATCCGGTGATTACCTATACCGGGCAGGATCGCAAACGCCGCGACGGTGATACCTATACCTTTGCGTCTAACTTTGGCCTTCCGGTTGGCGATAGCGGTTATCTGAACTTCACCGCCGAATATAAGGACCGCTCGCCGACCAACCGTTCAGGTCCGGATATCCGCCGCAACTATTTCAACGCAGGCGATCCGCGCGAAGCAACGTTCAACCGTTATGCACACCGTTATGGCGATGGCGTTTCGAAGGATCTGAACTTCTTCCTGAACGCAGGCTATGATCTGTCGGACAATATCGAATTCTATACATTCGGCAGCTACGGCGTGCGTGACGGCAATGGCGCGGGCTTCTATCGCCGCTCGTCTGACGTCCGCAACCGCGACTGGGCAGCGTCGACAACGACATTCGTTCCCATTTATGCAGATGGCTTCCTGCCTCTCATTGCGAGTGAAATCGTCGACATTTCGGCAGCGGCAGGTCTCCGTGGCGCGCTGGGTTCTTGGGATTATGACCTGTCGGTCGTCTATGGCTCGAACCTGTTAAACTATAAGGTCGAGAACAGCGTCAACACCTCGCTCGGTGGCACCGACAGCGCCCGTCGCTTTAACGCGGGCGGAATGCGCGCTGGCCAGACGACAGTCAATCTCGACATGCGTCGTGACCTTGATCTGGGCATCGGCGATAGTATCTCGCTCGCATTCGGTGGCGAGTATCGCGACGAGAATTACAAGATCGTCGCGGGCGAATTGCAGAGCTATATCAACGGCCCGTTCTCGGTAGCACCATTCAACGCGGCAGGTGGCTCTCAGGTGTTCCCGGGTTTCCGTCCGAGCAATGCCACCGATGAATCGCGTGACAGCTATGCCGGCTATGTCGAACTCGACGCCGACCTGAGCTCCAGCTTCACATTGCAGCTTGCCGGTCGTTATGAACATTATAGCGACTTTGGCAGCACCGTGAACGGCAAGGCCGCCGCACGCTTCGAACCTATCGATGGCCTCGCCTTCCGCGGTTCTATCTCGACCGGCTTCCGTGCACCCAGCCTCGCACAGCAATCCTTTGCAACGACATCGACCAACAATGTCGGCGGTACCTTGATTGAAGTTGGCACTTTCCCGGTTTCATCACCCGTGGCCATTGCCTTGGGTGCCGAACCGCTCAAGCCGGAAAAATCCGTAAACTTCGGCGGTGGCTTCACCTTTACGATGCTTGATGGGCTGAACCTGACGGTCGACTATTACAACATCAAGATTGAGGACCGTATCACGCTGACAGAGAACCTGCAGGGTGCCGATGTGGTTAGCCAGTTGACGGCCGCAGGCATCACTGGTGTCTCGTCAGCCCGTTTCTTCATCAACGGCATCGACACCAAAACCGAAGGTCTGGACGTTGTCGCCAGCTACCGCGTCCCCGATTTCGGAATGGGTACGGTCCGTCTGAGCGCGGGCTATAATCTGAACAATACCGAGATTACCGACCGCCGCGTCTTTTCTGGCTTCACCGCGCAGCGCCTGTTTGCACGTCAGGAAAGCTATCGCCTGACCGACGGCCAACCCAAGAACAAGCTGAATTTCAGCCTCGATTGGGATTATGACATGTTCGGACTGACGCTGCGTACCAACCGCTATGGCGAAGTCTTCCTTCCGAGCAGCTTCTCGACCGCCGCGAACAACAACAATATCGCGCTGGCACCGGGTGACGTCCCGGGTGACATCTTCCTGTCGCCCAAATGGGTCACCGACCTTGAACTGCGCGTAAAGCCGATGGAAAAGCTGTCGCTCGCGATTGGTGCGAACAATTTGTTCGACGTATACCCTGATCGCCTGCCCTTTGGCACGGTCGACGGGGTGAATTATGGCCTGAACAATTCGTTCCTGCCCTATAGCTCGCAATCGCCCTTCGGCTTCAGCGGCCGCTTCCTTTATGGTCGCGTTTCGTACGAGTTCTAA
- the purB gene encoding adenylosuccinate lyase: MVPRYARPDMVAIWEPENRFKIWFEIEAHATEALAEFGVVPKSAAEALWKWWATNPSIDVAAIDAIEAVTKHDVIAFLTWVAEQVGDEARFMHQGMTSSDVLDTCLAVQMARASDLLLADLDALLEAIKRRAFEHKMTPCIGRSHGIHAEPVTFGLKMAEAYAEFSRCKERLIAARKDVATCAISGAVGTFANIDPRVEEHVAAKLGLSVEPVSTQVIPRDRHAMFFATLGVIASSVERLAVEIRHLQRTEVLEAEEYFSPGQKGSSAMPHKRNPVLTENLTGLARMVRSYSIPAMENVALWHERDISHSSVERYIGPDATITLDFALGRLTGVIDKLLVYPERMQKNLDKMGGLVHSQRVLLALTQAGVSREDSYLLVQRNAMKVWESDGQLSLLELLKADPDVTKALSPQEIEEKFDLGYHLKHVDTIFARVFG, translated from the coding sequence ATGGTCCCCCGTTACGCCCGTCCCGACATGGTTGCCATCTGGGAACCCGAAAACCGTTTCAAAATCTGGTTCGAGATAGAGGCGCACGCGACAGAAGCGCTTGCAGAATTTGGCGTAGTTCCAAAATCGGCAGCAGAAGCGCTGTGGAAATGGTGGGCAACCAACCCGTCGATCGATGTGGCCGCTATCGACGCCATCGAAGCCGTCACCAAGCATGACGTTATCGCCTTCCTGACCTGGGTGGCAGAGCAAGTCGGCGACGAAGCTCGCTTCATGCACCAGGGTATGACTTCGAGCGACGTACTCGACACCTGCCTCGCTGTGCAGATGGCGCGCGCGTCAGACCTGCTGCTCGCCGATCTTGATGCGCTGCTGGAAGCCATCAAGCGCCGCGCATTCGAGCACAAGATGACGCCCTGCATCGGCCGCAGCCACGGCATCCATGCCGAACCCGTTACCTTTGGTCTCAAAATGGCCGAGGCCTATGCCGAATTTTCGCGCTGCAAGGAGCGCCTGATCGCTGCGCGCAAGGATGTCGCAACCTGCGCGATTTCCGGCGCGGTCGGCACCTTCGCCAATATCGACCCGCGCGTTGAAGAGCATGTTGCGGCAAAGCTTGGCCTGTCGGTCGAGCCGGTTTCGACGCAGGTTATCCCGCGTGATCGCCATGCGATGTTCTTTGCCACTTTGGGCGTCATCGCCTCGTCTGTCGAACGCCTCGCTGTCGAAATCCGTCACTTGCAGCGCACCGAAGTGCTGGAGGCGGAGGAGTATTTCTCGCCCGGCCAAAAGGGTTCGTCGGCGATGCCGCACAAGCGCAACCCGGTGCTGACCGAAAACCTGACCGGCCTCGCCCGCATGGTGCGCAGTTATTCCATCCCAGCGATGGAAAATGTCGCACTTTGGCATGAGCGCGACATCAGCCACAGTTCGGTCGAACGCTATATTGGCCCCGATGCCACGATTACGCTGGACTTCGCGCTCGGTCGCCTCACCGGCGTGATCGACAAGCTGCTCGTCTATCCGGAGCGGATGCAGAAGAATTTGGACAAGATGGGCGGCCTCGTCCATTCACAGCGCGTATTGCTTGCGCTGACGCAGGCGGGTGTTAGCCGCGAAGACAGCTATCTGCTGGTGCAGCGTAACGCGATGAAGGTGTGGGAATCGGACGGGCAATTGTCGCTGCTCGAACTGCTGAAGGCCGACCCGGACGTGACCAAGGCGCTCAGCCCACAGGAAATCGAAGAGAAATTCGACCTCGGCTATCACCTGAAGCATGTCGATACGATTTTCGCGCGGGTTTTTGGGTAG
- a CDS encoding DUF1049 domain-containing protein yields the protein MSFLKTLFWVIFLVGFTVFAINNWQPVSMKLWNGLWLDSKLPAVMGASFLLGFLPLWIWHRAMHYRLNRRIATLESGAKTMAANFTPTSATPETRI from the coding sequence ATGTCGTTCCTGAAAACCCTTTTCTGGGTCATTTTCCTCGTCGGCTTTACCGTTTTTGCTATCAACAACTGGCAGCCGGTTTCGATGAAATTGTGGAACGGCCTGTGGCTCGACAGCAAATTGCCCGCTGTCATGGGCGCGAGCTTCCTGCTGGGTTTCCTGCCACTGTGGATCTGGCATCGCGCCATGCACTACCGTCTCAACCGCCGGATCGCGACGTTGGAAAGCGGCGCCAAGACCATGGCCGCCAATTTCACGCCCACCAGTGCGACACCGGAGACAAGAATATGA
- the pyrF gene encoding orotidine-5'-phosphate decarboxylase: MSNPVYVAIDTPLLDDALNLVRKVKAHVGGVKLGLEFFCANGHHGVHEVQKLGLPIFLDLKLHDIPNTVAKAMQAINTLEPAIVTIHASGGRAMMEDAKAAAGIHTKVVGVTVLTSLDDHDLSRVGVADAPDAQVARLAALAQEAGLDGIVCSGHEVKSARKAWKDGFFVVPGLRPAGASTADQKRIVTPRQARDDGASILVIGRPITKAEDPDAAARAIVGTL, translated from the coding sequence ATGAGCAACCCGGTCTATGTTGCGATTGACACGCCCCTGCTCGACGACGCGCTTAATCTTGTCCGCAAGGTCAAGGCGCATGTCGGGGGGGTGAAGCTGGGCCTCGAATTTTTCTGCGCTAATGGCCATCATGGCGTGCATGAAGTTCAGAAACTTGGCCTTCCCATCTTTCTCGACCTCAAACTGCACGACATTCCCAATACCGTCGCCAAGGCGATGCAGGCGATCAACACGCTCGAGCCCGCCATCGTCACGATCCACGCCAGCGGCGGCCGCGCGATGATGGAAGACGCCAAAGCGGCAGCGGGAATCCATACAAAGGTGGTCGGCGTGACCGTACTCACGAGCCTCGACGATCATGATCTGAGCCGTGTCGGCGTTGCCGATGCACCCGATGCACAGGTAGCCCGTCTAGCCGCACTGGCGCAGGAAGCCGGGCTCGACGGCATCGTCTGTTCCGGTCATGAAGTGAAATCCGCGCGCAAAGCCTGGAAAGACGGCTTTTTCGTCGTTCCCGGTTTGCGCCCTGCTGGTGCCAGCACCGCCGACCAGAAACGCATCGTCACCCCGCGCCAGGCGCGCGATGATGGGGCAAGTATTTTGGTGATCGGACGGCCTATTACCAAGGCGGAAGACCCCGACGCGGCTGCACGCGCGATTGTGGGGACGCTGTAA
- a CDS encoding phosphoribosylanthranilate isomerase yields MQTQIKICGLSNEAAIDAAAEAGATHIGLVHFEKSPRHVSLELAAALRMRTPPSLKVVLLLVNADPELTDKALQRVRPDVVQFHGTETPEWLALVRQYSEAEIWKAVGLKDRQTLVNADRFAGVVDRILFDAPAQALPGGTGTRVDWSLLNHFEHRTPWGLAGGLTPDNVAEALRATHAPLVDVSSGVESAPGVKDVDKIAAFCQAVRDFQANH; encoded by the coding sequence ATGCAAACCCAAATCAAAATCTGCGGCCTTTCGAATGAAGCTGCCATTGATGCTGCGGCTGAGGCTGGCGCAACACATATCGGCCTCGTTCATTTCGAAAAAAGCCCGCGCCATGTCAGCCTTGAACTGGCGGCGGCCTTGCGCATGCGCACGCCGCCTAGCCTGAAGGTCGTGCTGCTGCTGGTAAACGCCGACCCCGAATTGACCGACAAGGCGCTCCAGAGGGTGCGGCCCGATGTCGTGCAGTTTCACGGCACCGAAACCCCCGAATGGCTGGCGCTCGTCCGCCAATATAGCGAGGCCGAAATCTGGAAGGCGGTCGGTCTGAAAGACCGGCAGACGCTGGTCAATGCGGATCGTTTTGCGGGGGTGGTCGACCGGATTTTGTTCGATGCCCCGGCACAGGCTCTGCCGGGCGGAACCGGCACACGCGTTGACTGGTCTTTGCTCAACCATTTCGAGCATCGCACGCCCTGGGGCCTGGCTGGCGGTCTGACACCGGATAATGTCGCCGAAGCGCTGCGGGCCACCCATGCGCCGCTGGTCGATGTTTCTTCGGGTGTAGAGAGCGCTCCCGGCGTCAAGGATGTGGACAAGATTGCGGCCTTCTGCCAAGCGGTCCGCGACTTTCAGGCTAACCATTGA
- the trpB gene encoding tryptophan synthase subunit beta yields the protein MNATVNSFRNQPDERGHFGQFGGRYVAETLMPLVLDLEREYRAAKQDPAFAAQFDDLLEHYVGRPSPLYYAERLTEELRKDAPAGKGAQVWFKRDELNHTGAHKINNCIGQILLAIRMGKTRIIAETGAGQHGVATATVCARFGLPCVIYMGAKDVERQQPNVFRMKLLGAEVVPVTSGANTLKDAMNEALRDWVANVHDTFYIIGTAAGPHPYPELVRDFQSVIGKEARAQMLSRTGRLPDLLVAAIGGGSNAIGLFHPFLDDADVAMLGIEAAGHGLNKEHAASLAGGRPGILHGNKTYLLQDEDGQIAEAHSISAGLDYPGIGPEHSWLKEIGRVRYDSVTDTEALEGFQLLCRTEGIIPALEPSHAIAAVAREAAKMDRDQIILANLCGRGDKDIFTVAEALGEKM from the coding sequence ATGAACGCGACTGTAAATTCCTTCCGTAACCAGCCCGACGAGCGCGGGCATTTTGGGCAGTTTGGCGGCCGCTATGTCGCCGAAACGCTGATGCCGCTCGTGCTCGATCTCGAACGCGAATATCGCGCGGCAAAGCAGGACCCGGCATTCGCCGCGCAGTTCGACGATCTGCTCGAACATTATGTGGGCCGCCCTTCCCCGCTTTATTACGCCGAACGGCTGACCGAGGAACTGCGTAAAGACGCGCCTGCCGGAAAAGGCGCGCAAGTCTGGTTCAAGCGTGATGAGCTGAACCACACCGGCGCGCACAAGATCAACAATTGCATTGGCCAGATCCTGCTCGCGATCCGCATGGGCAAGACGCGGATCATTGCCGAGACCGGCGCTGGCCAGCACGGCGTGGCCACCGCCACTGTCTGCGCGCGTTTCGGCCTGCCTTGTGTGATCTATATGGGTGCCAAGGATGTCGAGCGGCAACAGCCTAATGTATTCCGGATGAAGTTGCTCGGCGCGGAAGTCGTGCCTGTCACCAGCGGCGCAAACACGCTGAAAGACGCGATGAACGAGGCACTGCGCGACTGGGTCGCCAATGTGCACGACACTTTCTACATCATCGGCACCGCCGCAGGCCCGCACCCCTATCCCGAACTGGTCCGCGATTTCCAGAGCGTGATCGGCAAGGAAGCGCGCGCGCAGATGCTGAGCCGCACCGGTCGCCTGCCCGATCTGCTGGTAGCGGCGATTGGCGGCGGATCGAACGCCATCGGTCTGTTCCATCCGTTTCTGGATGATGCGGATGTCGCCATGCTGGGCATTGAGGCAGCGGGGCATGGGCTGAACAAGGAACATGCTGCGAGCCTTGCAGGCGGACGCCCCGGCATCCTCCACGGCAACAAGACCTATTTGCTGCAGGATGAAGACGGCCAGATCGCGGAGGCGCATTCGATTTCAGCAGGCCTCGACTATCCCGGTATCGGGCCAGAGCATAGCTGGTTGAAAGAAATCGGTCGCGTGCGTTACGACAGCGTGACCGACACCGAGGCGCTCGAAGGCTTCCAACTGCTCTGCCGCACCGAAGGGATTATTCCGGCGCTTGAGCCTTCGCACGCGATTGCCGCAGTCGCGCGTGAAGCGGCGAAGATGGACCGCGACCAGATCATCCTCGCCAATTTGTGCGGACGTGGGGATAAGGATATCTTCACCGTCGCCGAGGCGTTGGGAGAGAAAATGTGA
- the trpA gene encoding tryptophan synthase subunit alpha, with protein MTRLSSAFHADRAALVTFITAGDGDTAANLDALVAGGADVIELGMPFTDPMADGPAIQKANIRSLEAGTTTADIFAIATAFRARYPNVPLVLMGYANPMTIRGPEWFAAECVKAGVDGVICVDIPPEEDAELGPALRAAGVDLIRLATPTTDAARLPTVLDGSSGFLYYVSVAGITGLQQAAQASIEDAVSRLKAATTIPVAVGFGVRTPEQAAAIAKVADGVVVGSAIVELVAEHGRDAAGPVRDYVVSLKAAINSARS; from the coding sequence ATGACCCGTCTCTCCTCCGCCTTCCACGCCGACCGCGCCGCGCTCGTCACCTTCATCACCGCGGGCGATGGCGATACCGCCGCCAATCTTGATGCGCTGGTCGCGGGCGGGGCCGACGTGATCGAGCTGGGCATGCCCTTCACCGATCCGATGGCCGATGGCCCCGCGATCCAGAAAGCGAATATCCGCAGTCTGGAAGCCGGCACGACCACGGCGGATATCTTCGCCATCGCCACCGCCTTCCGCGCGCGGTACCCCAATGTTCCGCTGGTGCTGATGGGCTATGCCAATCCGATGACGATCCGCGGGCCCGAATGGTTCGCCGCCGAATGCGTGAAAGCTGGCGTCGACGGCGTGATCTGCGTCGACATTCCGCCAGAGGAAGATGCCGAACTCGGCCCTGCTTTGCGCGCTGCCGGCGTCGACCTGATCCGCCTCGCCACGCCGACTACCGATGCCGCTCGGCTGCCCACGGTACTCGATGGCTCGAGCGGTTTTCTCTATTATGTCTCGGTCGCCGGAATCACCGGCCTGCAACAGGCCGCGCAAGCCAGCATCGAGGATGCTGTCTCACGGTTGAAAGCAGCCACCACTATCCCCGTCGCTGTCGGCTTTGGCGTGCGCACACCCGAGCAGGCTGCGGCGATTGCCAAGGTGGCCGACGGCGTCGTGGTCGGCTCGGCGATTGTCGAATTGGTTGCCGAGCATGGCCGCGATGCCGCTGGCCCGGTGCGCGATTATGTGGTTTCGTTGAAAGCGGCTATCAATTCTGCGCGCAGCTAA
- the accD gene encoding acetyl-CoA carboxylase, carboxyltransferase subunit beta — MNWVTRVRNAIPFIAKRETAETLWHKCKGCNTMIFLKEYEENQSVCPKCDFHGRIGPAERFAAIFDADSFTVLPMPRVAEDPLKFKDSKKYPDRIKAARAATGEQDAMVSARGTIDGHAAVVSVQDFAFMGGSMGMAVGEAFIAAAQEALDAKCPYIIFTAAGGARMQEGILSLMQMPRTTVAIQMLREAGLPYIVVLTDPTTGGVTASYAMLGDIQIAEPGALIGFAGQRVIEQTIREKLPEGFQRAEYLLEHGMVDMVTHRHELKATLARLVDYLTASKKAA, encoded by the coding sequence ATGAACTGGGTCACCCGCGTCCGCAACGCCATCCCCTTCATCGCAAAGCGCGAGACGGCGGAAACGCTTTGGCACAAGTGCAAGGGCTGCAACACGATGATCTTCCTCAAGGAATATGAGGAAAACCAGTCGGTCTGCCCAAAATGCGATTTCCACGGTCGCATCGGCCCTGCAGAACGCTTTGCCGCGATTTTCGATGCCGACAGCTTCACCGTGCTGCCTATGCCGCGCGTCGCCGAAGACCCGCTGAAGTTCAAGGACAGCAAGAAATATCCTGACCGCATCAAGGCCGCCCGCGCCGCCACTGGTGAGCAAGACGCGATGGTCAGCGCACGCGGCACAATCGATGGCCATGCCGCCGTCGTCAGCGTGCAGGATTTTGCCTTCATGGGCGGATCGATGGGCATGGCCGTCGGCGAAGCCTTCATCGCTGCGGCACAGGAAGCGCTCGACGCCAAATGCCCCTATATCATCTTCACCGCCGCCGGCGGCGCGCGCATGCAAGAGGGCATTCTCAGCCTGATGCAAATGCCCCGCACAACGGTTGCGATCCAAATGCTACGTGAGGCAGGCCTGCCCTATATCGTCGTGTTGACCGACCCGACCACCGGTGGCGTCACCGCCAGCTATGCGATGCTGGGTGATATCCAGATCGCCGAACCCGGCGCGCTTATCGGTTTTGCCGGACAGCGCGTGATCGAACAGACGATCCGCGAAAAACTGCCCGAAGGCTTTCAGCGCGCCGAATATCTGCTTGAGCATGGCATGGTCGACATGGTGACCCACCGCCACGAACTGAAAGCTACGCTGGCGCGGCTGGTCGATTATCTGACCGCCAGCAAAAAGGCGGCCTAG